The genomic window CACTGAGCCTGCCGCTGGCGGCGTGCAGCGGCGGCGGCGGGTCCGAAGACGGCTCGGTCGAGATCACGTATCTCACGCAGAACGCCGAAGCGAACGTCGCTGCGGCCAACGCCCTCATCGAGGCCTTCGAGGCCGAGAACCCCGACATCTCGGTCAAACTCGAGACGCAGCCCGCCGGCACGGAGGGCGACAACCTGATGAAGACCAAGCTCGCCACCGGCGAGATGGAGGATGTCTTCCACTACAACTCGGGCTCGCTGTTCCAGGCGCTGAACCCCGACCAGAACCTCGTCCCGCTCGACGATGAGGACTGGCCGGGCGACCTCATCGACACGATGACGGCTGTCGTCTCGACCGACAACGGCGTCTACGGCGCACCGTGGGGGGCCACCCAGGCCGGCGCCGTCGTCTACAACAAGGCGATCTACGCCGACCTCGGCCTCGAGATCCCGACGACGTGGGAGGAGTTCGCCGCGAACAACGAAGCGGTGAAAGCCGCCGGCATCACCCCGGTCATCCAGACCTACGGCGACACCTGGACGAGCCAGCTGTTCGTGCTGGGAGACTTCGGCAACGTGCTGGCGGCCGACCCCGACTGGGCCGAGGAGTACACCGCGGGCAACCGCAAGTACGTCGACGAGCCGGCCCTGGCGGGCTTCGCCAACCAGCAGGCGGGCTTCGAAGCCGGCTGGTGGAACGAGGACTTCGGCTCCGCGCTCTTCGACGACGGCGCCCGCATGATCGCCACCGGTGAAGGCGCGCACTACCCGATCCTCACCGGCATCGTCTCGACCATCGCGCAGAACAACCCCGATGAGCTCGAGAACGTGGGCGTCTTCCCGCTGCCCGCTCAGGACGCGGCCGACACGAAGCTCACGGTCTGGCTGCCGAACGCGATCTACATCCCGAAGACGACCGAGGGCGACAAGCTCGAGGCCGCGAAGAAGTTCGTGGCGTTCACGCAGACCGAAGCCGGCTGCGAGGTGCAGAACACCGCCATGGTGCCCAGCGGCCCCTACGCGAACGCCTGCACCCTGCCCGACGACGTGCCCGGCCTGCTGAAGGACATGCAGGTCTACTTCGACGAGGGCAACACCAACCCCGCGCTCGAGTTCCTGTCGCCCATCAAGGGACCGAACCTCGAGAACATCACGGTGCAGGTCGGCTCGGGCATCAGCTCTGCCGAGGACGGTGCCGCCCTCTATGACGAGGACGTCGTCAAGCAGGCCCAGCAGCTGGGCCTCGAGGGCTGGTGATCCGCGCGCGGGTCTGAACAGCATCCGTTTCCGGGGGTCGCGTCGTCCGCGGCGCGACCCCCTTTCACATCAATGGAGATGACATGACGACGCTCGCACCCGCGCGGCCGGAGAAGACCGCCGCACCCCCGCCGCACAAGCGGCGCACGATGAGGAGCATGTACCCGCTGTGGTTCTACATCCCGGCGGGGATCCTCTTCGTCGTCCTCTTCGCCGTGCCGACCTTCGCGTCGTTCTACTTCAGCCTCACCCGCTGGTCGCTCTTCGACGTCGAGTTCATCGGCTTCCAGAACTTCGTGACGTTCTTCACCGAGCCGATGCTCTACCAGAGCCTCATCAACACCTTCATCTACGGCTTCATCACCTCCGGCCTGAAGGTCGTGCTCGGACTCGCCCTCGCACTGCTGCTGACGGGCTCGATCCTCGGCCGCGGCTACCTGCGGGCCACCATCTTCTTCCCGGTGCTCGTGTCGACGATCGGCGTCGGCATCACGTTCAAGGTCCTCATGGACCCCTTCGACGGCCTCATCAACAAGTCGCTCGCGGCCATCGGCATCGAGGGGCCTGCCTGGCTGACGGATCCCTCCCTCGCGCTGTACTCGGTGTCGCTCGTCGACGTCTGGCAGGGCGTCGGCATCGCGACCCTCATCTACATCGCCGGGATCGTCGCGATCCCCCAGGAGTACTTCGAGGCCGCCCGTGTCGACGGCGCCGGCGCCTGGAAGGTTTTCCGCAACATCACGCTCCCGCTCGTCGTGCCCGCGACCGGCACGGTTGTGCTGCTCTCGCTCATCGGCGGCCTGAGGTCGTTCGAGCTGATCTGGGCCATGACCCGAGGCGGCCCCGGATTCTCGAGCGACGTGATCGCCTCGGTCATCTACAAGCAGTACCAGGCCGGCTTCTACGGCCTGTCGACGGCGGGCAACGTCGTGCTCTTCGTCATCGTCACGGCGATCGTCGTGCCGATCTTCTACTTCATCAACCGTCGGCAGGTGGAATCATGACCGTCACGCGCGCCATCACGACCGCGGACGCACGCGCCGTCCGACGCGCCGTCCGCCAGGACCGTCGTCCGCTCACGCTCCGGAAGTTCCTGCGCAAGTACGTCGTCGGCGTCATCGCGATCTTCCTGTCGATCGTGGTCTTCATCGTGCCCTTCGCGTTCATCTTCCTCACCGCCGCGAAGAACCCGCAGGAGGCCTCGCTCTTCGAGTTCTCACTGCCCCAGCAGGGCTGGTTCCTGTGGGAGAACTTCCTCACGGTGCTGCAGACACGCGACTACATCATCCTGCGCGCCTTCTGGAACAGCACCGTGCTGACAGTGGTCAGCGTCGCGATCATGGTGATCTTCTCGGCCGCTGTCGGGTACGTCCTGCAGCGCCGCAAATCGCGCTGGAACGCCATCGTCTACTTCCTGGTGTTCGCCGGGCTCATCGTGCCGCCGGCCGTGGTGCCGACGATCTGGGTGCTGCAGGGCCTCGGGCTCTTCAAGACGATGCCGGGCATGATCCTCATCGAGGCGGCCTTCGGCCTCTCGTTCTGCATCCTGCTCTTCCGCGCATTCGTCTCGACGATTCCGCGGGAGCTCGACGAAGCGGCCATCATCGACGGAGCCGGACCCATGCGACTGTTCTTCTCGGTCGTGATGCCGCTGCTTCGCCCGGTGATGATCACGATCATCGTCGTCCAGGCGGTGCGCGTCTTCAACGACTTCACGGGTCCCCTGTACTTCCTCCCCGGCGATGCGAACGCGACCGTGCAGCTGACGCTGTACAACTTCCAGAGCCAGAATCTGAGTCAGTGGAACCTGCTGTTCATGGACATCCTGCTCATCACGATCCCGCCGCTGATCATGTACATCTTCT from Microbacterium sp. ProA8 includes these protein-coding regions:
- a CDS encoding sugar ABC transporter permease — translated: MTTLAPARPEKTAAPPPHKRRTMRSMYPLWFYIPAGILFVVLFAVPTFASFYFSLTRWSLFDVEFIGFQNFVTFFTEPMLYQSLINTFIYGFITSGLKVVLGLALALLLTGSILGRGYLRATIFFPVLVSTIGVGITFKVLMDPFDGLINKSLAAIGIEGPAWLTDPSLALYSVSLVDVWQGVGIATLIYIAGIVAIPQEYFEAARVDGAGAWKVFRNITLPLVVPATGTVVLLSLIGGLRSFELIWAMTRGGPGFSSDVIASVIYKQYQAGFYGLSTAGNVVLFVIVTAIVVPIFYFINRRQVES
- a CDS encoding extracellular solute-binding protein, giving the protein MKSSPTRKVLLAGAGLMALSLPLAACSGGGGSEDGSVEITYLTQNAEANVAAANALIEAFEAENPDISVKLETQPAGTEGDNLMKTKLATGEMEDVFHYNSGSLFQALNPDQNLVPLDDEDWPGDLIDTMTAVVSTDNGVYGAPWGATQAGAVVYNKAIYADLGLEIPTTWEEFAANNEAVKAAGITPVIQTYGDTWTSQLFVLGDFGNVLAADPDWAEEYTAGNRKYVDEPALAGFANQQAGFEAGWWNEDFGSALFDDGARMIATGEGAHYPILTGIVSTIAQNNPDELENVGVFPLPAQDAADTKLTVWLPNAIYIPKTTEGDKLEAAKKFVAFTQTEAGCEVQNTAMVPSGPYANACTLPDDVPGLLKDMQVYFDEGNTNPALEFLSPIKGPNLENITVQVGSGISSAEDGAALYDEDVVKQAQQLGLEGW
- a CDS encoding carbohydrate ABC transporter permease is translated as MTVTRAITTADARAVRRAVRQDRRPLTLRKFLRKYVVGVIAIFLSIVVFIVPFAFIFLTAAKNPQEASLFEFSLPQQGWFLWENFLTVLQTRDYIILRAFWNSTVLTVVSVAIMVIFSAAVGYVLQRRKSRWNAIVYFLVFAGLIVPPAVVPTIWVLQGLGLFKTMPGMILIEAAFGLSFCILLFRAFVSTIPRELDEAAIIDGAGPMRLFFSVVMPLLRPVMITIIVVQAVRVFNDFTGPLYFLPGDANATVQLTLYNFQSQNLSQWNLLFMDILLITIPPLIMYIFFNRQIVAGLTSGAVKG